A single region of the Leptothrix cholodnii SP-6 genome encodes:
- a CDS encoding glycosyltransferase has protein sequence MIAPVAARPGGWRHVLIGDAQSPHLLKWARALAPRVELYVASSRGFDAGFDGLVSAERRLALDADVRHGGGNVATLRRLPELARWLRRIDADWLHPHYLTSHGTLAVAARFGWRLRGRIVGSAWGSDILVTPQQGAAWRWLTRRVLRGCALSTSDSMHMAEQMRRLGAGEVMVFPFGLEALPPPPPAKQPWLFFANRGLEPIYAPERVLDVFAAIAQQQPAARLVVANDGSLRAALQARAAAIGLGDRVRFVGRLDAVAQAREYARAAGYLSLPVSDSVSVSVLEAMAHGCVPLLSDLPANRELVESGRNGLILTGMPQPAELAALMARADPIARDNRAWVQQHGLFEPAVQRLLARLAQLMPER, from the coding sequence TTGATCGCGCCGGTTGCGGCCCGCCCGGGTGGCTGGCGCCATGTGCTGATCGGCGATGCGCAGAGCCCGCATCTGCTGAAGTGGGCGCGCGCGCTGGCGCCGCGGGTGGAGCTGTACGTGGCGTCGAGCCGCGGTTTCGATGCCGGTTTCGATGGCCTGGTGAGCGCCGAGCGCCGGCTGGCCCTGGACGCCGACGTGCGGCATGGCGGCGGCAATGTCGCGACCTTGCGGCGCCTGCCCGAGCTGGCGCGCTGGCTGCGGCGCATCGACGCCGACTGGCTGCATCCGCATTACCTGACCTCGCACGGCACGCTGGCCGTGGCGGCCCGGTTCGGCTGGCGGCTGCGTGGCCGGATCGTCGGCTCGGCCTGGGGCAGCGACATCCTCGTCACGCCGCAGCAGGGCGCCGCGTGGCGCTGGCTGACGCGCCGGGTGCTGCGCGGTTGCGCGCTCAGCACCAGCGATTCGATGCACATGGCCGAGCAGATGCGCCGGCTCGGCGCGGGCGAGGTGATGGTGTTCCCGTTCGGCCTGGAGGCGCTGCCGCCGCCACCGCCGGCCAAGCAGCCGTGGCTGTTCTTCGCCAATCGCGGGCTGGAGCCGATCTATGCGCCCGAGCGGGTGCTCGACGTGTTCGCGGCCATCGCGCAGCAGCAGCCCGCGGCGCGGCTGGTGGTGGCCAACGACGGCTCGCTGCGCGCGGCCTTGCAGGCGCGCGCAGCCGCGATCGGACTGGGCGATCGGGTGCGGTTCGTCGGCCGGCTCGATGCCGTCGCGCAGGCTCGTGAGTACGCCCGCGCGGCCGGGTACCTGAGCCTGCCGGTCAGCGACTCGGTGTCGGTGTCGGTGCTCGAGGCGATGGCGCACGGCTGCGTGCCGCTGCTCAGCGACCTGCCGGCCAACCGCGAGCTGGTCGAGTCGGGCCGCAACGGGCTGATCCTGACCGGCATGCCGCAGCCGGCCGAGCTGGCCGCGCTGATGGCACGTGCCGACCCGATCGCCCGTGACAACCGCGCCTGGGTGCAGCAACATGGCCTTTTCGAACCGGCCGTGCAGCGGCTGCTGGCGCGGTTGGCGCAGTTGATGCCTGAGCGATGA
- a CDS encoding class I SAM-dependent methyltransferase: MSQRTPSPRPAPGSAARPLTAGGDLREIDAVAQRYERREAVAQALAASETLDRYSLLRPDVWQTVQERQRVMLQMLAARGWFDLASRRLVEVGCGAGGNLLEFLRMGFVPQHLTGLELLRPRYAQARQVLPQQLRLHLGDAQRAPIAEESIDLVFQATVFSSLLDDAYQQQLADTMWRWVKPGGAVLWYDFTVDNPRNPDVRGVPLARVRALFPGARVEARRVTLAPPIARGICRLHPSLYRLFNSLPLLRTHMLVWLGKPAN; the protein is encoded by the coding sequence ATGTCGCAGCGCACACCGTCGCCCCGTCCCGCGCCCGGCTCCGCGGCGCGCCCGTTGACGGCCGGGGGCGATCTCCGCGAGATCGATGCGGTGGCGCAGCGCTACGAGCGCCGCGAGGCGGTGGCGCAGGCGCTGGCCGCCAGCGAAACCCTCGACCGCTACAGCCTGCTGCGGCCCGACGTCTGGCAGACCGTGCAGGAGCGCCAGCGCGTGATGCTGCAGATGCTGGCCGCGCGCGGCTGGTTCGACCTGGCGTCACGCCGGCTGGTCGAGGTGGGGTGCGGCGCGGGCGGCAATCTGCTCGAGTTCCTGCGCATGGGCTTCGTGCCGCAGCACCTCACCGGGCTGGAACTGCTGCGCCCGCGGTATGCGCAGGCGCGCCAGGTCCTGCCGCAGCAGTTGCGTCTGCACCTGGGCGATGCGCAGCGGGCGCCGATCGCCGAGGAGAGCATCGACCTGGTGTTCCAGGCCACGGTGTTCTCGTCGCTGCTCGACGACGCCTACCAGCAGCAGCTGGCCGACACGATGTGGCGCTGGGTCAAGCCGGGCGGGGCGGTGCTCTGGTACGACTTCACCGTCGACAACCCGCGCAACCCCGACGTGCGCGGCGTGCCGCTGGCGCGGGTGCGGGCGCTGTTTCCGGGCGCGCGGGTCGAGGCCCGGCGCGTCACGCTGGCGCCGCCGATCGCGCGTGGCATCTGCCGACTGCACCCGTCGCTCTACAGGCTGTTCAACAGCCTGCCGCTGCTGCGCACGCACATGCTGGTGTGGCTGGGCAAGCCGGCCAACTGA
- a CDS encoding DegT/DnrJ/EryC1/StrS family aminotransferase, which translates to MSQPFLPFALPEIGDEEIAEVVDTLKSGWVTTGPKARRFEQDFAAFLTEGAEPGAAPIECIAVNSATAGLHLALEALGIGAGDEVITTTHTFTASAEVARYLGADVKLVDIDPATLNIHPAAIEAAITPRTKAIVPVHYAGLAADMPAILDIARRHGLKVVEDAAHALPSTLGGRLIGTLGSDVTVFSFYANKTITTGEGGMIATRDPAIAARCKVMRLHGINRDAFDRFTAKVPSWYYEIVAPGFKYNLTDIAAALGIHQLRRAHAFQEKRDELASLYNELLAELPLILPPMPALGELHSWHLYVVRLTDHARIGRDALIEQLYAAGIGCSVHYIPLHLHPYWRERYALRAEDFPHSQHAYERMLSLPLYTRMTADDVHRVVQALRTALLG; encoded by the coding sequence ATGTCGCAGCCTTTTCTCCCCTTTGCACTGCCCGAGATCGGCGACGAAGAAATCGCCGAGGTGGTCGACACGCTGAAATCGGGCTGGGTCACGACCGGCCCGAAGGCGCGCCGCTTCGAGCAGGATTTCGCCGCCTTCCTGACCGAAGGGGCCGAGCCGGGCGCGGCGCCGATCGAGTGCATCGCCGTCAACTCGGCCACCGCCGGCCTGCACCTGGCGCTCGAGGCGCTGGGCATCGGCGCTGGCGACGAGGTCATCACGACCACGCACACCTTCACCGCCAGCGCCGAGGTGGCGCGCTACCTGGGCGCCGACGTCAAGCTGGTCGACATCGACCCGGCGACGCTCAACATTCACCCGGCGGCGATCGAGGCCGCCATCACGCCGCGTACCAAGGCGATCGTGCCGGTGCACTACGCCGGGCTGGCGGCCGACATGCCGGCGATCCTCGACATCGCGCGCCGCCACGGCCTGAAGGTGGTCGAGGACGCCGCGCACGCCTTGCCCAGCACGCTGGGCGGGCGGCTGATCGGCACGCTGGGCAGCGACGTCACGGTCTTCAGCTTCTACGCCAACAAGACCATCACCACCGGCGAGGGCGGCATGATCGCCACCCGCGACCCGGCGATCGCCGCGCGCTGCAAGGTGATGCGCCTGCACGGCATCAACCGCGACGCCTTCGACCGCTTCACCGCCAAGGTGCCGAGCTGGTACTACGAGATCGTGGCGCCGGGCTTCAAGTACAACCTGACCGACATCGCCGCGGCGCTGGGCATCCACCAGCTGCGCCGCGCGCACGCCTTCCAGGAAAAGCGCGACGAGCTGGCCTCGCTCTACAACGAGCTGCTGGCCGAGCTGCCGCTGATCCTGCCGCCGATGCCGGCGCTGGGCGAGCTGCACTCGTGGCACCTGTACGTGGTGCGCCTGACCGACCACGCCCGCATCGGCCGCGACGCGCTGATCGAGCAGCTCTACGCCGCCGGCATCGGCTGCAGCGTGCACTACATCCCGCTGCACCTGCACCCGTACTGGCGCGAGCGTTACGCGCTGCGCGCCGAGGACTTCCCGCACAGCCAGCACGCCTACGAGCGCATGCTGAGCCTGCCGCTCTACACCCGCATGACGGCCGACGACGTGCACCGCGTGGTGCAGGCGTTGCGCACCGCGCTGCTGGGCTGA
- a CDS encoding glycosyltransferase family 4 protein: MNILYLNHYAGAPSLGMEYRPYYLAREWARMGHRVHMVAAGFSHVRSRQPLHDGAPLRAPLQQAIDGITYHWFPAPAYRGNGVGRVRNIGAFLGRVWRATDALITQIRPQVVIASSTYPLDIWVARRIARKAGAKLVFEVHDLWPLSPIELAGMSPNHPFIRLCQWAEDTAYRDADVVVSMLPKVHDHMASHGLDLAKLHIVPNGIDPDEWAGTTASLRQDVATAIVRARAAGHSVVCYAGSMGLPNALDTLLDAAALLRDAPITLLLVGDGHERERLTARVQAEHLNRVQVFAPVPKAQIPALLDAIDIAYIGWQRVPIYRFGIAPNKLMDYMMAGCAVLHSVEAGNDPVADAGCGLTVPPESPQAVAEGLRALAALSREDRHRMGERGRGYVQAHHTYPVLARRFLAACGAQEG, encoded by the coding sequence ATGAACATCCTTTATCTGAATCACTACGCGGGCGCGCCGTCGCTCGGCATGGAGTACCGGCCCTACTACCTGGCGCGTGAATGGGCGCGCATGGGGCACCGGGTGCACATGGTGGCCGCGGGCTTCTCGCATGTGCGTTCACGCCAGCCGCTGCACGACGGGGCGCCGCTGCGCGCGCCGCTGCAGCAGGCCATCGACGGCATCACCTACCACTGGTTTCCGGCGCCGGCGTATCGCGGCAACGGCGTCGGCCGGGTGCGCAACATCGGTGCCTTCCTGGGCCGGGTCTGGCGCGCCACCGATGCGCTGATCACGCAGATCCGCCCGCAGGTGGTGATCGCATCGAGCACCTATCCGCTCGACATCTGGGTGGCGCGCCGCATCGCCCGCAAGGCCGGCGCCAAGCTGGTGTTCGAGGTGCACGACCTGTGGCCGCTGTCGCCGATCGAACTGGCCGGCATGTCGCCGAATCACCCGTTCATCCGCCTGTGCCAATGGGCCGAGGACACCGCCTACCGCGATGCCGATGTCGTGGTGTCGATGCTGCCCAAGGTGCACGACCACATGGCCAGCCACGGCCTCGACCTGGCCAAGCTGCACATCGTGCCCAACGGCATCGACCCCGACGAATGGGCCGGCACCACCGCGTCATTGCGCCAGGACGTCGCCACCGCCATCGTGCGCGCGCGCGCCGCCGGCCACAGCGTGGTCTGCTACGCCGGCTCGATGGGCTTGCCCAACGCGCTCGACACCCTGCTCGACGCCGCCGCGCTGCTGCGCGACGCGCCGATCACACTGCTGCTGGTGGGCGACGGCCACGAGCGCGAGCGCCTGACCGCGCGCGTGCAGGCCGAGCACCTGAACCGCGTGCAGGTCTTCGCGCCGGTGCCGAAGGCGCAGATCCCGGCGCTGCTCGACGCCATCGACATCGCCTACATCGGCTGGCAGCGGGTGCCGATCTACCGCTTCGGCATCGCGCCCAACAAGCTGATGGACTACATGATGGCCGGCTGCGCGGTGCTGCATTCGGTCGAGGCCGGCAACGATCCGGTGGCCGACGCCGGCTGCGGCCTGACGGTGCCGCCCGAGTCGCCGCAGGCGGTGGCCGAAGGGCTGCGTGCGCTGGCCGCGCTCAGCCGCGAAGACCGCCATCGCATGGGCGAGCGCGGCCGCGGCTACGTGCAGGCGCATCACACCTATCCGGTGCTGGCGCGGCGGTTCCTGGCGGCGTGCGGCGCGCAGGAGGGCTGA
- a CDS encoding polysaccharide biosynthesis protein, giving the protein MIWQSLDSILTRIRPRREVLALAIDALVVAACWHITYLFRLGFERWHSARPDYDVWVMLALVALYLGVFVALRVPKGMWRFSGFGEVQRLTLACAIAGLVGAVAVLMAQLSQVPRAVLALHPVVSLMGLAMVRIGYRMLYEHMRGRISGSATETRRALVMGAGDAARLLIAGIQHHGWVVVGLLDDDRRRLGTRVSNVPVLGPLDSAPRWAELHGISHIIVALPSATPAERRRALDLAAATHLPVVTVPSAAELREGTTVTRVREIEAEDLLGREPVQLDEGGISEALGGKVVLITGAGGSIGSELCRQVARYGPLKLVLYELSEFALYRIEQELSEHFPHIPLVRLVGDVRDPEHLRATFTRVRPQVVFHAAAYKHVPLMEEDNAFAALRNNTLGTWRAASAAAEAGAERFVLISTDKAVNPTNVMGASKRAAEMVIAKLAAEVLARGGRTRFMAVRFGNVLGSSGSVIPKFKEQIARGGPVTVTHPDITRFFMTIPEAARLVVQAAAIGEGGQVFVLDMGEPVRIVDLARDLIRMSGHSADEIPITFSGLRPGEKLYEELLADADATLATRFERLRIARLDDRGHDVQALLDWAAERSSAPDDEVRERLARLVSEYRRAGH; this is encoded by the coding sequence ATGATCTGGCAATCGCTCGACAGCATCCTCACCCGCATCCGCCCGCGCCGCGAAGTGCTCGCGCTGGCGATCGACGCGCTGGTGGTGGCGGCCTGCTGGCACATCACCTACCTGTTCCGGCTCGGCTTCGAGCGCTGGCACAGCGCCCGGCCGGATTACGACGTCTGGGTCATGCTGGCGCTGGTGGCGCTGTATCTGGGCGTGTTCGTCGCCTTGCGCGTGCCCAAGGGCATGTGGCGCTTCTCGGGTTTCGGCGAGGTGCAGCGGCTCACGTTGGCGTGTGCGATCGCCGGGCTGGTCGGCGCGGTGGCCGTGCTGATGGCGCAGCTGTCGCAGGTGCCGCGCGCGGTGCTGGCGCTGCACCCGGTCGTCAGCCTGATGGGGCTGGCGATGGTGCGCATCGGCTACCGCATGTTGTACGAACACATGCGTGGGCGCATCTCCGGCAGCGCCACCGAAACCCGCCGCGCGCTGGTGATGGGCGCGGGCGACGCGGCGCGGCTCTTGATCGCCGGCATCCAGCACCACGGCTGGGTGGTGGTCGGCCTGCTCGACGACGATCGGCGGCGCCTGGGCACACGCGTCAGCAACGTGCCGGTGCTCGGGCCGCTGGACAGTGCGCCGCGCTGGGCCGAGCTGCACGGCATCAGCCACATCATCGTCGCGCTGCCGTCGGCCACGCCGGCCGAACGCCGCCGCGCGCTCGACCTGGCCGCCGCCACCCATCTGCCGGTGGTGACGGTGCCCAGCGCCGCCGAGCTGCGCGAGGGAACCACGGTGACGCGGGTGCGCGAGATCGAGGCCGAAGACCTGCTCGGCCGCGAGCCGGTGCAGCTCGACGAAGGCGGCATCAGCGAGGCGCTGGGTGGCAAGGTGGTGCTGATCACCGGCGCGGGCGGTTCGATCGGCTCGGAGCTGTGCCGCCAGGTGGCGCGTTACGGCCCGCTCAAGCTGGTGCTCTACGAGCTGAGCGAGTTCGCGCTCTACCGCATCGAGCAGGAGCTGAGCGAGCACTTCCCGCATATCCCGCTGGTGCGGCTGGTGGGCGACGTGCGCGACCCGGAGCACCTGCGCGCCACCTTCACACGCGTGCGCCCGCAGGTGGTGTTCCACGCCGCGGCCTACAAGCACGTGCCGCTGATGGAGGAGGACAACGCCTTCGCCGCCTTGCGCAACAACACGCTCGGCACCTGGCGCGCAGCCAGCGCGGCGGCCGAGGCGGGCGCCGAACGTTTCGTGCTGATCTCGACCGACAAGGCCGTCAACCCGACCAACGTGATGGGCGCGAGCAAACGCGCGGCCGAGATGGTGATCGCCAAGCTCGCGGCCGAGGTGCTGGCGCGCGGCGGGCGCACGCGTTTCATGGCGGTGCGTTTTGGCAATGTGCTGGGTTCGTCGGGCAGCGTGATCCCGAAGTTCAAGGAGCAGATCGCCCGCGGCGGGCCGGTGACGGTGACACACCCCGACATCACGCGCTTCTTCATGACCATCCCCGAGGCTGCGCGACTGGTGGTGCAGGCCGCGGCGATCGGCGAGGGCGGTCAGGTGTTCGTGCTCGACATGGGCGAGCCGGTGCGCATCGTCGACCTGGCGCGCGACCTGATCCGCATGAGCGGCCATTCGGCCGACGAGATCCCGATCACCTTCAGCGGCCTGCGCCCGGGCGAAAAGCTCTACGAAGAACTGCTGGCCGACGCCGACGCGACGCTTGCGACGCGCTTCGAGCGCCTGCGCATCGCCCGCCTCGACGACCGCGGCCACGACGTGCAGGCATTGCTCGACTGGGCCGCCGAGCGCAGCAGCGCGCCCGACGACGAAGTGCGCGAACGGCTGGCGCGGCTGGTGTCGGAATACCGCCGCGCCGGGCATTGA
- a CDS encoding acyltransferase: protein MRAHLNRWRRRLLHALQFRTVFGERSQGRWLPNTRISPSTCIEFEDRLTLGDHVYIGHFNLIEASGGVVIEEGVQITNHVSIVTHSSHRSQRLLGQAFVTWPKGVPPPMAPEAPPELDWISGKPIERQRAAPKQPPGWVAGPVHIGAYSFIGPHSLIEANSRLGRGCIVCAGSQVRGEFTEFSILEGAPARVIGDARRADQRLLRQHPELHDLYAAWAGEPGRAR from the coding sequence ATTCGGGCACATCTGAATCGCTGGCGCCGCCGGCTGCTGCATGCGCTGCAGTTCCGCACCGTCTTCGGCGAGCGCTCGCAGGGCCGCTGGCTGCCCAACACGCGCATCTCGCCGTCGACCTGCATCGAGTTCGAGGATCGGCTGACGCTGGGCGACCACGTCTACATCGGCCACTTCAACCTGATCGAGGCCAGCGGCGGGGTGGTGATCGAGGAGGGCGTGCAGATCACCAACCACGTCAGCATCGTCACCCACAGCTCGCACCGCAGCCAGCGCCTGCTCGGCCAGGCGTTCGTCACCTGGCCCAAGGGCGTACCACCGCCGATGGCGCCCGAGGCGCCGCCCGAGCTCGACTGGATCTCCGGCAAGCCGATCGAACGCCAACGCGCCGCGCCGAAGCAGCCTCCGGGCTGGGTGGCCGGGCCGGTGCACATCGGCGCCTACAGCTTCATCGGCCCGCACAGCCTGATCGAGGCCAACAGCCGGCTCGGCCGCGGCTGCATCGTCTGCGCGGGCAGCCAGGTGCGCGGCGAGTTCACCGAGTTCTCGATCCTCGAAGGCGCACCGGCGCGCGTGATCGGCGATGCCCGCCGTGCCGACCAGCGGCTGCTGAGGCAGCACCCTGAACTGCACGATCTGTACGCCGCCTGGGCCGGCGAGCCGGGCCGCGCGCGTTGA
- a CDS encoding sugar transferase gives MVKRLFDLAVASLALLLLAPLLAGVAIAVKLDTPGPVFYRQVRVGRGGREFRIHKFRTMTHDPADRGPQLTVGADARITRVGAFLRHSKWDELAQLIDVWRGDMSIVGPRPEVPRYVALYPADLREQVLSVRPGITDDCSLDFRDEGTLLAQSADPERTYVDQILPIKLRLQARYVAQAGVRTDLRILARTFAVLAGRVTR, from the coding sequence GTGGTCAAACGCCTGTTCGATCTGGCCGTGGCCAGCCTCGCGCTGCTGCTGCTCGCACCGCTGCTGGCGGGCGTGGCGATCGCGGTCAAGCTCGATACACCCGGGCCGGTGTTCTACCGCCAGGTGCGGGTGGGGCGCGGCGGGCGCGAGTTCCGCATCCACAAGTTCCGCACCATGACGCACGACCCGGCCGACCGCGGCCCGCAGCTGACGGTGGGCGCCGATGCGCGCATCACCCGCGTGGGCGCCTTCCTGCGGCACAGCAAGTGGGACGAGCTGGCGCAGCTGATCGACGTCTGGCGCGGCGACATGAGCATCGTCGGCCCGCGCCCGGAGGTGCCGCGTTACGTGGCGCTGTATCCGGCGGACTTGCGTGAGCAGGTGCTGTCGGTGCGTCCGGGCATCACCGACGACTGCTCGCTCGATTTCCGCGACGAGGGCACGCTGCTGGCGCAATCGGCCGACCCCGAGCGCACGTATGTGGATCAGATCCTGCCGATCAAGCTGCGGCTGCAGGCGCGGTACGTGGCGCAGGCGGGGGTGCGGACTGACTTGCGCATCCTGGCGCGCACCTTCGCCGTGCTGGCCGGCCGGGTGACGCGGTGA
- a CDS encoding DegT/DnrJ/EryC1/StrS family aminotransferase yields the protein MQFTDLKAQYTALKPQIDAGIQAVLDHGQYIMGPEVKALETRLAARTGVKHCVTVASGTEALLIALMALGIKAGDEVITSPFTFAATGEVIALLGARPVFVDIEPDTCNLDATLIEAAITPRTRAIMPVSLYGQVADMDAINTVAARHGLPVIEDAAQSYGATYQGKASGGLSTIGCTSFFPSKPLGCYGDGGALFTDDDALAQAAREIRVHGQSARYTHTRIGVGGRMDTLQCAVVLAKLERFDWELARRREIGARYHRLLAPLTALPNERGLGLITVRPDRDSVWGQYTVFVPQRDKVQAALQAAGVPTAVHYPKPLHHQAAYAEFCCPDCCPNSIAAAARVMSLPMSADLSEEDQDAVVAALAAALDALARDGAAPAAP from the coding sequence ATGCAATTCACCGACCTCAAAGCCCAATACACCGCCCTCAAGCCGCAGATCGATGCCGGCATCCAGGCGGTGCTTGACCACGGTCAATACATCATGGGCCCCGAGGTCAAGGCACTCGAAACCCGTCTCGCCGCGCGCACCGGGGTCAAACATTGCGTGACGGTGGCCAGCGGCACCGAAGCCTTGCTGATCGCGCTGATGGCGCTGGGTATCAAGGCGGGCGACGAGGTGATCACCAGCCCGTTCACCTTTGCCGCCACCGGCGAGGTGATCGCGTTGCTGGGCGCCAGGCCGGTGTTCGTCGACATCGAGCCCGATACCTGCAACCTCGACGCGACGCTGATCGAAGCGGCGATCACGCCGCGTACGCGGGCCATCATGCCGGTCAGCCTGTACGGCCAGGTGGCGGACATGGATGCGATCAACACCGTCGCCGCCCGCCACGGCCTGCCGGTGATCGAGGATGCGGCGCAGAGCTACGGCGCCACGTATCAAGGCAAGGCCAGCGGCGGGCTCAGCACGATCGGCTGCACCAGCTTCTTCCCGAGCAAGCCGCTGGGCTGCTACGGCGACGGCGGTGCGCTGTTCACCGACGACGACGCGCTGGCGCAGGCCGCGCGCGAGATCCGCGTGCATGGCCAGAGCGCGCGCTACACGCACACCCGCATCGGCGTCGGCGGACGCATGGACACGCTGCAGTGCGCGGTGGTGCTGGCCAAGCTCGAACGTTTCGACTGGGAGCTGGCGCGCCGGCGCGAGATCGGGGCGCGTTATCACCGGCTGCTGGCGCCGCTGACGGCATTGCCAAATGAGCGTGGATTGGGGTTGATCACGGTGCGGCCGGATCGCGACAGCGTCTGGGGCCAGTACACCGTGTTCGTGCCGCAGCGCGACAAGGTGCAGGCCGCGCTGCAGGCCGCGGGCGTGCCGACCGCCGTGCATTACCCGAAGCCGTTGCACCATCAAGCCGCTTACGCCGAGTTCTGCTGCCCCGATTGCTGCCCCAACAGCATCGCCGCCGCCGCGCGGGTGATGAGCCTGCCGATGAGCGCCGACCTGAGCGAGGAGGACCAGGACGCCGTGGTCGCCGCGCTGGCCGCTGCGCTCGACGCCCTCGCGCGTGACGGCGCCGCGCCCGCCGCACCTTGA
- a CDS encoding lipopolysaccharide biosynthesis protein — protein sequence MSDPAPPAPTRGLLRATLTLLAGGAFAQALPLLLGPWLTRLYTPEAYGRYQLFATVAINLSVVACARYEFALPLARADAEVQALRRLCLRILMVVSGLALLGGVGWAWTQGAAWPLWLGPAVAVGGALSLATMLAARRQAFQVLAFGRVLQYGGAAIGQVGAGLMQWGVSGLVMAPVLAQLATTWLLGRGAVKAPAADDAAALRLRDVARRWREFPLLNTPHAFAGALQDTLAVGLIAATLGPAAAGFWGLALRYLKAPATLVGAAVSQALYPKLAEAGPGVTLAGRAAVRRVMAVLMLAAAPLVLGLWALGPWLFGWLFGADWAESGQLARALALYIGAHFVASPLAVVTMAWGAQAWALRLAIWGQLGFVLALVGGLQVGGLAGAGWAVSLVMAGYFGWYFWRLANWPLAAGQASSAAGQGGTS from the coding sequence TTGAGCGACCCCGCCCCGCCCGCGCCCACCCGCGGCCTGCTGCGCGCCACGCTCACGCTGCTGGCCGGCGGCGCGTTTGCGCAGGCCCTGCCGCTGCTGCTCGGGCCGTGGCTGACGCGGCTCTACACGCCCGAGGCCTACGGGCGTTATCAGCTGTTCGCGACGGTGGCGATCAACCTGTCGGTGGTGGCGTGTGCGCGGTACGAGTTCGCGTTGCCGTTGGCGCGCGCCGATGCCGAGGTGCAGGCTCTGCGCCGGCTGTGTTTGCGCATCCTGATGGTCGTCAGCGGGCTGGCGCTGCTGGGTGGCGTCGGCTGGGCCTGGACGCAGGGCGCCGCCTGGCCGCTGTGGCTCGGGCCGGCGGTGGCGGTGGGCGGGGCGCTGTCGCTGGCGACGATGCTGGCGGCGCGGCGGCAGGCGTTTCAGGTGCTGGCGTTCGGGCGGGTGCTGCAGTACGGCGGCGCGGCGATCGGCCAGGTCGGCGCGGGCCTGATGCAGTGGGGCGTGAGCGGGTTGGTGATGGCACCGGTGCTGGCGCAGTTGGCGACGACGTGGTTGCTGGGGCGCGGTGCCGTGAAGGCCCCGGCTGCTGATGACGCGGCGGCTCTGCGCCTGCGCGACGTGGCCCGGCGCTGGCGCGAGTTCCCGCTGCTCAATACGCCGCACGCCTTTGCTGGCGCGCTGCAGGACACGCTCGCGGTCGGCCTGATCGCCGCCACGCTGGGCCCGGCCGCCGCGGGTTTCTGGGGCCTGGCGCTGCGTTACCTGAAGGCGCCGGCCACGCTGGTGGGTGCCGCGGTGTCGCAGGCGCTGTATCCCAAGCTGGCCGAAGCCGGCCCGGGCGTGACGCTGGCCGGCCGGGCCGCCGTGCGGCGCGTGATGGCGGTGCTGATGCTGGCTGCCGCGCCGCTGGTGCTGGGCCTGTGGGCGCTCGGGCCGTGGCTGTTCGGCTGGTTGTTCGGCGCGGACTGGGCCGAGTCCGGCCAACTGGCACGGGCGTTGGCGCTGTACATCGGCGCGCACTTCGTGGCCTCGCCGCTGGCGGTCGTCACGATGGCCTGGGGCGCGCAGGCCTGGGCCTTGCGGCTGGCGATCTGGGGGCAGCTCGGCTTCGTGCTGGCGCTGGTCGGCGGACTGCAGGTCGGTGGCCTGGCGGGCGCGGGCTGGGCGGTGTCGCTGGTGATGGCGGGGTATTTCGGCTGGTACTTCTGGCGCCTGGCCAACTGGCCGCTGGCCGCCGGGCAGGCATCATCGGCGGCTGGACAAGGAGGAACGTCTTGA